A genome region from Alistipes dispar includes the following:
- a CDS encoding CDGSH iron-sulfur domain-containing protein — translation MSKTKIETGSSPAEERFGITVTERGPLLIYGRPPLAEQFIMPDDAGESWYFQEGRRFPTEAEPTALCRCGASKRKPYCDGTHERTEWDPEPTSRDEAELIEGGSLTMTDNARYCVFARFCHPCGDAWTLTERSDAPEARQMAIREASMCPSGRLMAWDRTTGKPFEFRFAPSLGLIEDPAIGSSGGLWVRGGIPVRREDGRTYEIRNRTVLCRCGKSANKPYCDGTHAAVKWRDGLAGEPVGERLPEEVC, via the coding sequence TCACCGTGACCGAACGGGGGCCCCTTCTGATCTACGGCCGCCCGCCGCTGGCCGAACAGTTCATCATGCCCGACGATGCCGGCGAAAGCTGGTATTTCCAAGAAGGGCGCCGCTTCCCGACCGAGGCGGAACCCACGGCGCTGTGCCGCTGCGGAGCCTCGAAGCGCAAACCCTATTGCGACGGCACGCACGAACGCACGGAGTGGGATCCGGAACCGACCTCCCGCGACGAGGCGGAGCTGATCGAGGGAGGGTCGCTCACGATGACCGACAACGCCCGCTACTGCGTCTTCGCACGCTTCTGCCATCCCTGCGGCGATGCTTGGACGCTCACCGAACGCTCCGACGCCCCCGAAGCCCGACAGATGGCCATCCGCGAGGCCTCGATGTGCCCGAGCGGCCGTCTCATGGCCTGGGACCGGACAACGGGCAAGCCCTTCGAGTTCCGCTTCGCCCCCAGCCTCGGACTGATCGAGGACCCTGCCATCGGCTCCAGCGGCGGCCTCTGGGTGCGCGGCGGCATTCCGGTACGGCGCGAAGACGGGCGCACCTACGAAATCCGCAACCGCACGGTGCTCTGCCGCTGCGGGAAGTCGGCCAACAAACCCTATTGCGACGGCACGCACGCAGCGGTCAAATGGCGCGACGGCCTCGCGGGCGAACCGGTCGGGGAGCGGTTGCCCGAAGAGGTCTGCTGA